Proteins encoded within one genomic window of Bombina bombina isolate aBomBom1 chromosome 1, aBomBom1.pri, whole genome shotgun sequence:
- the LOC128645970 gene encoding syntaxin-3-like, which yields MRCSWQLDLKMKDRLDELKNRISQDDSLEFDEHFAFDNPAFQENEKNDMDSFFQEISALSLALRKLREMSETIENKQEEVLCSTSETSICEGKKKLSQMKNTLSSEAKVIQSQLTKMKESLDQDNRIWLAEHRIRQSQFTVLTNKYRDIVTQHYIKETKYMGKLKEKIKRQTELAGLNLQEEEIDQIIGSAMVPQIVGMDLEILKAKQNLAMAQERHKQLMDLEGQITELHTIFLQLEILVLEQQDIINNIEYNVLNAMDYISQSTAEVKKALKYEKQSRTAAVISALLGLCACCTCLSCISGAVR from the coding sequence ATGTTCCTGGCAGCTAGACTTAAAGATGAAGGACAGACTAGATGAGCTGAAAAATAGAATCAGTCAAGATGATTCCCTGGAATTTGATGAACATTTTGCATTTGACAATCCTGCCTTTCAGGAAAATGAGAAAAATGATATGGACTCGTTTTTCCAGGAAATTTCTGCTCTCTCTCTGGCCCTGAGAAAATTAAGAGAAATGTCTGAGACGATTGAAAATAAGCAAGAAGAGGTTCTCTGTAGCACATCAGAGACCAGCATTTGTGAAGGAAAAAAGAAGTTAAGTCAAATGAAGAATACCTTGAGTTCTGAAGCCAAAGTAATCCAGTCTCAGCTCACTAAAATGAAAGAGTCATTGGATCAAGACAACAGAATCTGGCTGGCAGAACATCGCATTCGTCAAAGCCAGTTCACTGTCTTAACTAACAAATACAGAGACATTGTGACTCAACATTATATCAAAGAGACAAAGTATATGGGGAAACTAAAAGAAAAGATAAAGAGGCAGACGGAACTCGCTGGCCTGAATCTTCAAGAGGAGGAAATCGACCAAATTATAGGAAGTGCAATGGTTCCACAAATTGTTGGGATGGATTTGGAAATTCTCAAAGCCAAACAAAACCTTGCAATGGCACAAGAGAGACACAAACAGCTTATGGATCTTGAAGGCCAAATTACAGAACTTCACACAATTTTCTTACAGTTGGAAATATTAGTATTAGAGCAACAAGATATTATCAATAACATTGAGTACAATGTGTTAAATGCTATGGACTATATATCTCAATCTACTGCCGAAGTCAAAAAAGCTTTAAAATATGAGAAACAATCACGGACAGCGGCTGTCATTTCTGCGCTTTTAGGATTATGTGCTTGTTGTACTTGTTTATCTTGTATCTCTGGAGCTGTGCGTTGA